A part of Petrotoga mexicana DSM 14811 genomic DNA contains:
- a CDS encoding ATP-binding protein: MMNDILNIIYNDDPQNILKSVFKEVSFQLKESIGKDNIMFIYQSSREVFKALASTIDKFENVKIYIRGVEELKNKIFSNEILSVNLQDDTLKVSSDSNDKKEIFLYPIFSEETLIGAVGLFDNQIDKDTFDQQFFYYVVLINLIIEKLKIKDLKDKVVLMEKLTDIIEEITQKDVIIKNVLKLLKDSLHAESIVFWELQGDTLEIKYVLGIDENSILNKEIPLENTLEGKAIKERRSFMVVGRENFQNYFIPFDVDLKSSIYSIIEQNNELYGVLSAYNREEGYSFRTYKNFDEADFHVFSDTAKRLAFSIHRINLYNKLQNEVSKLTELKKNYEQLIEKQKEHLDMLNALDKISQAVRSVYDKNLAIKIMLLGLTSGRGLRFNRALYLEKDKVRGFLVPKIWIGPDAEEDANEIWKEANIRALKYGNVVQYFKEEAIKIPTNNKLILSLQNKVLAYKGHPILERVVEKKQVLHIVPQMLEIKWEDLEDIYDIVKINEFLIFPVAGMVETKGVVIVDNKINKKPITSIEIEIVKLFKDNMGLALEMIENYQELKEKTLRLEEQKDLMDYYRRFKDNILQNLAVAIVVVDRNGKINEWNRKAENFFSRPRETMIGTAIQGITDIIGEEIIEKIKTIYETRNNIKLKNYEVKLSNTKKIFDIQLSPLRNEDLGVIEGVIIVFDDVTELYNLQKEMEKRERLAAMGEMTARIAHEVRNPITVIGGFLNRISKMNKMDDIQKYTQIIKKELSRLEHIVNEILEYSRGGKINQIEEVNLIEIIREIMLMYEDFIQQKHVMVNTDWLKEEIVIKVDKDKIKQVLLNLIKNALESVNNNGKIDIKVGFTDENRVFFEITNDGPPIPPEIKEKLFTPFLTTKSNGTGLGLAICKKIIEEEHKGKIYLVKSDDTETSFRFEIPTGNN; this comes from the coding sequence ATGATGAATGATATTTTAAATATTATATACAATGATGATCCTCAAAATATTTTAAAATCAGTTTTTAAAGAAGTATCCTTCCAATTGAAAGAATCAATTGGGAAAGACAATATTATGTTTATCTATCAATCAAGCAGAGAGGTTTTTAAAGCTTTAGCTTCTACAATAGACAAGTTTGAAAATGTAAAAATATATATACGTGGAGTCGAAGAGTTAAAAAACAAAATTTTCTCAAATGAAATTCTTTCGGTTAATCTACAGGATGATACTTTAAAGGTAAGTTCAGACAGCAACGATAAAAAAGAAATATTTTTATATCCGATTTTTTCGGAAGAGACTTTAATCGGAGCCGTTGGATTATTTGATAATCAAATCGACAAAGATACTTTCGACCAACAATTTTTTTATTACGTGGTTTTGATTAACTTGATTATAGAAAAACTAAAAATCAAGGATTTGAAAGACAAAGTAGTTTTAATGGAAAAACTCACCGACATTATAGAAGAAATTACACAAAAAGATGTAATAATCAAAAATGTATTGAAACTCCTAAAAGATTCACTCCATGCAGAAAGCATAGTTTTCTGGGAACTTCAAGGAGATACACTTGAAATCAAATACGTTCTTGGAATAGATGAAAACTCAATCTTAAATAAAGAGATTCCTTTAGAAAATACTCTTGAGGGAAAAGCCATAAAAGAAAGAAGAAGCTTTATGGTTGTTGGACGAGAAAACTTTCAAAATTATTTTATCCCTTTTGATGTCGATCTCAAATCTTCTATTTATTCTATTATAGAACAAAATAATGAATTATATGGTGTTTTAAGTGCTTATAACAGAGAAGAAGGATACTCCTTTAGAACATACAAAAATTTTGATGAGGCAGATTTCCATGTTTTTTCAGATACAGCTAAAAGATTAGCTTTTTCTATTCACAGAATCAATTTATACAACAAACTTCAAAATGAAGTCAGTAAATTGACTGAATTGAAAAAGAATTATGAACAACTTATCGAAAAACAAAAAGAACACTTAGATATGCTAAATGCATTAGACAAGATATCTCAAGCCGTGAGATCTGTTTACGATAAAAATTTAGCAATAAAAATAATGCTTTTAGGATTAACTTCCGGAAGAGGGCTTAGGTTCAACAGAGCTCTGTATTTGGAAAAAGATAAGGTTCGGGGTTTCCTTGTGCCAAAAATATGGATTGGTCCCGATGCAGAAGAAGATGCTAACGAAATCTGGAAAGAAGCTAACATTAGGGCTTTAAAATACGGAAACGTTGTTCAATACTTCAAAGAGGAAGCCATAAAAATACCCACAAATAACAAACTAATTCTTAGTTTGCAAAACAAAGTTTTAGCATATAAAGGACACCCTATTTTAGAAAGAGTAGTTGAAAAAAAGCAGGTGTTACATATTGTTCCACAAATGTTGGAAATTAAATGGGAAGATTTAGAAGATATATACGATATAGTTAAAATAAATGAGTTTCTAATTTTTCCAGTTGCTGGGATGGTTGAAACTAAGGGTGTAGTTATAGTCGATAACAAAATAAACAAAAAACCCATCACCAGTATAGAAATTGAAATTGTAAAATTATTTAAAGATAATATGGGATTAGCTTTAGAAATGATAGAAAATTATCAAGAATTAAAAGAAAAAACGTTGCGATTAGAAGAACAGAAAGATTTGATGGATTACTATAGGAGGTTTAAAGACAATATCTTACAAAATTTAGCTGTCGCAATTGTTGTGGTTGATAGAAATGGAAAAATAAACGAATGGAACAGAAAAGCAGAAAATTTTTTCTCCAGACCAAGAGAAACCATGATCGGAACAGCTATTCAAGGTATAACAGATATAATAGGGGAAGAAATAATTGAAAAAATTAAAACCATTTATGAAACTAGAAATAATATCAAATTAAAAAATTATGAAGTAAAACTTTCCAATACAAAGAAAATTTTTGATATTCAATTATCTCCTTTGAGAAATGAAGATTTAGGAGTTATCGAAGGTGTTATAATTGTTTTTGATGATGTGACTGAACTGTACAACCTTCAAAAAGAAATGGAAAAGCGAGAAAGACTTGCTGCCATGGGAGAAATGACCGCTAGAATAGCTCATGAAGTGAGAAATCCTATTACGGTTATCGGCGGATTTTTAAACAGAATATCTAAAATGAATAAAATGGATGATATTCAAAAATACACTCAAATTATTAAAAAAGAACTCTCTAGGCTCGAACATATAGTAAATGAAATCTTAGAATACTCTAGAGGAGGTAAAATTAACCAGATTGAAGAAGTCAATTTAATAGAAATCATACGCGAAATAATGTTGATGTATGAAGATTTTATACAACAAAAACACGTTATGGTGAATACTGATTGGTTAAAGGAAGAGATCGTAATAAAAGTAGATAAAGATAAAATAAAACAAGTATTGTTGAATTTAATAAAAAACGCTTTAGAGAGTGTTAATAATAATGGAAAAATTGATATAAAAGTTGGATTTACTGATG
- a CDS encoding ATP-dependent Clp protease ATP-binding subunit: protein MRFNPNDFTEKSLKAFQEAQNVLSYSGGNILKPEHLLLAILNIEDENVKKIFQGTNINSVKIKLEEALSEEMGIYYSMSYGGPQGIYLSTSLANALQIAKSEANRMGFNKIPLLALLLGILLEGTSYASKLLSAYTSEALIREQLQEMLESGDEEIESGTGDPLKKFTIDLTKEAKKGKLTPVIGREKEINRMIEILSRKSKNNPVLVGDAGVGKTAVVEGLAQLIVDENPPSYLKNKKILQLDMAALLAGSKFRGEFEERLKSVIDTVKEKSDEIILFIDELHNIIGAGVAEGNAMDAANILKPALARGEIKVIGATTYEEYKKYIEKDKALARRFQPVYIQEPTPEQAIEILKGLKETYEKHHKVEILDEALIAAVNLSHRYINDRFLPDKAIDLIDEACARVKLRNSAKPEKIRELEKKMSKLEEEINQLTLEEKYEEASQKKAEYFDLQKELEKAQKAAKRVQSEISNVVDEEIIASLVQEWTGIPVTRMVEDEKKKLANLENEIHKRLVDQDEAVKIVADHIKKARAGLKDPKRPVGSFLFLGPTGVGKTELAKTLAEILFGTEDALVRIDMSEYMEKFNVSRLVGAAPGYVGYEEGGQLTEIIRRRPYSVVLFDEVEKAHPDVFNILLQILDDGRLTDSQGRTVNFSNTIIILTSNLGSEFLNKTKKSVGFVGESEEESYENTKNEIMSQVKMAFRPEFINRLDDIIVFKPLSISQIKRIVDIMISRLEERLKEKHISIQITEAAKDVIAKEGFDPVYGARPLRRVIERKIESTLANMIIEDTIKEGDTVIVDSKDGENLEIRKAAGELLKKRD from the coding sequence ATGAGATTCAATCCGAATGATTTCACTGAAAAATCTTTAAAAGCATTTCAAGAAGCCCAGAATGTTTTAAGTTATTCGGGTGGAAATATTCTTAAACCGGAACATTTGCTGTTAGCAATTCTAAATATTGAAGATGAGAATGTGAAAAAAATTTTTCAAGGTACCAATATCAATTCAGTAAAAATCAAACTTGAAGAAGCTTTATCTGAAGAAATGGGAATTTATTACTCCATGTCTTATGGTGGACCACAAGGTATATATCTATCAACAAGTTTAGCAAACGCTTTACAAATAGCTAAATCAGAAGCCAATAGAATGGGATTTAATAAAATTCCTTTATTAGCCCTTCTATTAGGAATTTTGTTGGAAGGTACATCTTACGCCTCCAAACTGTTGTCCGCTTATACATCAGAGGCTTTAATTAGAGAACAGTTACAAGAAATGTTAGAAAGCGGAGATGAAGAAATAGAATCAGGTACGGGAGATCCTTTGAAAAAATTTACTATTGATTTAACCAAAGAGGCTAAGAAAGGAAAGCTTACGCCTGTCATAGGAAGGGAAAAAGAAATAAATAGAATGATTGAAATATTATCCCGAAAGTCCAAAAATAATCCAGTGTTAGTTGGAGACGCTGGTGTTGGAAAAACCGCTGTAGTAGAAGGTTTAGCACAGTTGATAGTAGATGAAAATCCTCCCTCCTATCTGAAAAATAAAAAAATTTTACAATTAGACATGGCTGCATTATTGGCAGGTTCAAAATTTAGAGGTGAGTTTGAAGAAAGACTTAAATCAGTTATCGATACAGTAAAAGAAAAAAGCGATGAAATTATTCTTTTTATTGATGAACTGCACAATATAATAGGTGCAGGAGTGGCTGAAGGAAATGCAATGGATGCAGCAAATATTTTAAAACCAGCTTTAGCTAGAGGTGAAATAAAGGTTATTGGAGCAACAACGTATGAAGAATACAAAAAGTACATTGAAAAGGACAAAGCTTTAGCAAGAAGGTTTCAACCTGTGTATATACAAGAACCTACCCCTGAACAGGCAATTGAAATACTTAAAGGTCTAAAAGAAACGTACGAAAAGCATCACAAGGTTGAAATATTGGATGAAGCTTTAATTGCAGCAGTAAATCTTTCTCACAGATATATTAATGATAGGTTTTTACCAGATAAAGCTATCGATTTGATAGACGAAGCTTGTGCTCGAGTAAAACTTAGAAACTCCGCTAAACCAGAAAAAATTCGGGAATTGGAAAAGAAAATGTCGAAACTTGAAGAAGAAATTAATCAACTAACTTTAGAGGAAAAATATGAAGAAGCATCTCAAAAAAAAGCGGAATATTTTGATCTTCAAAAGGAATTAGAAAAGGCACAAAAAGCTGCCAAACGAGTACAAAGTGAAATAAGCAATGTAGTAGATGAAGAGATAATCGCTTCTTTGGTACAAGAATGGACCGGCATTCCTGTTACTCGGATGGTTGAAGATGAAAAGAAAAAACTTGCCAACCTTGAAAATGAAATACACAAAAGGCTTGTTGATCAGGATGAGGCGGTTAAAATTGTTGCAGACCATATTAAAAAGGCAAGAGCAGGATTGAAAGATCCTAAGAGACCAGTGGGTTCTTTCCTGTTTCTTGGGCCAACTGGAGTAGGAAAAACAGAATTAGCTAAGACATTGGCCGAGATTTTGTTTGGAACCGAAGATGCTTTGGTCAGGATAGATATGAGTGAATACATGGAAAAATTCAATGTTTCAAGGTTAGTGGGTGCGGCACCGGGTTATGTTGGTTACGAAGAAGGGGGACAGTTAACAGAGATAATCAGAAGAAGACCCTATTCAGTAGTGTTATTCGATGAAGTTGAAAAAGCTCATCCCGATGTATTCAATATATTATTACAGATCTTAGACGATGGAAGGTTAACAGATTCCCAAGGTAGGACGGTCAATTTCAGTAATACCATTATAATATTAACCTCTAACTTAGGTTCAGAATTCTTAAATAAGACCAAAAAAAGTGTCGGTTTTGTTGGAGAATCAGAAGAAGAATCTTATGAAAACACAAAAAATGAAATTATGAGCCAGGTAAAAATGGCATTTAGACCAGAATTTATTAACAGGTTGGACGATATTATTGTATTTAAACCTTTGAGCATCTCTCAGATAAAGAGAATAGTTGATATAATGATTTCAAGATTAGAAGAAAGGTTAAAAGAGAAACACATAAGTATTCAAATAACTGAGGCAGCCAAAGACGTTATAGCAAAAGAAGGATTCGATCCTGTTTATGGAGCTAGACCGTTGAGAAGGGTTATAGAAAGAAAAATCGAATCAACTTTGGCAAATATGATCATCGAAGATACTATAAAAGAAGGAGATACGGTCATAGTTGACTCAAAAGATGGTGAAAATTTAGAAATAAGAAAAGCTGCTGGAGAATTATTAAAAAAGCGGGATTAA
- the rd gene encoding rubredoxin, with amino-acid sequence MKKYRCTICGYIYDPEVGDPDNNIEPGTSFEDLPDDWTCPVCGAAKEDFELLED; translated from the coding sequence ATGAAAAAATACAGATGCACCATTTGTGGTTATATATACGATCCAGAAGTAGGAGATCCTGATAACAACATAGAACCAGGAACCTCTTTTGAAGATTTACCCGATGATTGGACTTGCCCCGTTTGTGGCGCTGCTAAAGAAGACTTTGAATTACTCGAAGATTAA
- a CDS encoding class II SORL domain-containing protein has product MLGEVIKTSDFKNEKHVPTIDCPDKVQPNEEFEVDVQIGKEIKHPNTVEHHIEWIDLFMQYDDDPNTVHVGRYMFGPVVGEPHVKAKIKLAKSGTLIALSHCNIHGLWENTKKISVG; this is encoded by the coding sequence GTGTTAGGTGAAGTAATTAAGACTAGTGATTTCAAAAATGAAAAACATGTCCCTACTATCGATTGTCCAGACAAAGTTCAACCTAACGAAGAGTTTGAAGTAGATGTACAGATTGGTAAAGAGATTAAACATCCAAACACTGTAGAACACCATATTGAGTGGATAGATCTTTTTATGCAATACGATGATGATCCAAATACCGTACATGTAGGCAGATATATGTTCGGACCCGTAGTGGGGGAACCTCATGTAAAAGCTAAAATAAAGTTAGCGAAATCTGGAACGTTGATTGCACTCTCTCATTGCAATATTCATGGACTTTGGGAAAATACCAAAAAGATTTCTGTAGGATGA
- a CDS encoding ferritin family protein, with product MTKQFLEDAFCGESKAHMKYLIFSAEAEEKGLKNLARIWKAIAHAEFVHARNHYRALGYIGSTEDNLQQCIDGETFEIEEMYPVYNNVANFQEENEAVRTTHFALEAEKIHAEWYKNAKKVAEKGKDVEIGKIFICDICGYTVEGEAPEKCPVCGAPRSKFVEF from the coding sequence ATGACAAAACAGTTTTTGGAGGATGCCTTTTGTGGTGAATCCAAGGCACATATGAAGTATTTGATTTTTTCTGCTGAGGCAGAAGAAAAAGGGTTAAAAAATCTTGCAAGAATATGGAAAGCTATTGCTCATGCTGAGTTTGTTCATGCGAGAAACCATTACAGAGCTTTGGGTTATATAGGATCAACAGAAGATAACCTACAGCAATGTATAGACGGAGAAACCTTTGAAATTGAAGAAATGTATCCCGTGTACAACAATGTAGCTAACTTTCAAGAAGAAAACGAAGCAGTAAGAACAACTCATTTTGCCTTGGAAGCAGAAAAAATACACGCCGAGTGGTATAAAAATGCAAAGAAGGTTGCAGAAAAAGGTAAAGATGTGGAAATTGGTAAAATTTTCATTTGTGATATCTGTGGTTACACCGTAGAAGGAGAAGCTCCAGAAAAATGTCCTGTTTGTGGAGCACCAAGAAGCAAATTTGTAGAATTCTAA
- a CDS encoding heme NO-binding domain-containing protein — MKGMIVETWLETWKNTYGEDYVNQLLTEIGIPENKHFSPFEDLEDSKVFKLLDLMSKKTNKPKDEIMKELGKKNIYTFKKYYPNFFKKKGLLSFLSTMNDVHKSLTRRIKGAKPPAIEFEIIDSNSAYLTYRSFRDMRYYFLGLLEGSAEVFGEKIEYEIIDQGSTDEGSFLKIKLESEKPYAKIRKARFFAAMSLSLMKMFFTSLTFYTIIIVFLLSWLFTGLLGNHWYTFLVTGILSGTFILFMGNYFKRLFSSSTEGLQNLNNQEFDEPVLLKGEKILEKHSLEIDNLRNNFNGIFIQLTGDIEEIETFTGKVGERAEEMKEISDSIGELVEQVAISSEQIAQDAESISNVVEVNVNTIQSIISRENQMVDSLENAVKRINDSSSKVETSSKEIESMSERFNNLVKESDKLEEDTQEILKVVDTVKGIADQTNLLALNAAIEASRAGEAGRGFAVVADEIRNLAEESKIAASQIDNILSRISSGIELLTETVEKEFKSMKEGANNLRISSQDNKESATNIENISKEIREILDELSSEGVKLEDLTKNTQNLLAISEEGSATSEEISTSVKTFVSNIKEILQNIKEVERFISSLKDSLSSKN, encoded by the coding sequence ATGAAGGGAATGATCGTTGAAACATGGCTTGAAACTTGGAAAAATACATACGGCGAAGATTATGTGAATCAACTTTTAACTGAAATAGGAATTCCAGAAAACAAACATTTCTCCCCTTTTGAAGATTTGGAAGACTCTAAAGTCTTTAAACTACTTGATTTGATGAGTAAAAAGACTAATAAACCAAAAGATGAGATTATGAAAGAACTTGGCAAAAAAAACATCTATACCTTCAAAAAATATTACCCCAATTTTTTCAAAAAAAAGGGACTTCTCTCTTTTTTGTCAACGATGAATGATGTTCATAAATCATTAACAAGAAGAATAAAAGGAGCCAAACCTCCCGCCATTGAATTTGAAATCATAGATAGCAACTCTGCCTATCTTACCTATCGTTCTTTCAGAGATATGAGATACTATTTTCTAGGATTGCTGGAAGGTTCAGCTGAGGTTTTTGGTGAGAAGATTGAATATGAGATTATTGATCAAGGGAGCACTGATGAAGGTAGCTTTCTTAAAATAAAATTAGAGAGTGAGAAACCATATGCAAAAATTAGAAAAGCAAGGTTTTTTGCAGCCATGAGTTTGTCATTAATGAAAATGTTTTTTACTTCTTTAACCTTTTATACAATAATCATAGTCTTTTTATTATCTTGGCTATTCACCGGGCTTTTAGGTAATCATTGGTATACTTTTTTGGTTACAGGTATTTTATCTGGAACATTTATTCTTTTTATGGGGAACTACTTTAAACGATTATTTTCTTCTTCTACAGAAGGGTTACAAAATTTAAATAACCAGGAATTTGACGAACCTGTTCTATTAAAAGGGGAAAAGATACTCGAAAAGCATTCTTTAGAAATTGATAATTTAAGGAATAATTTTAATGGAATTTTTATTCAACTGACGGGAGATATAGAAGAAATAGAAACCTTTACCGGAAAAGTTGGAGAAAGAGCTGAGGAGATGAAGGAAATAAGTGACTCAATAGGAGAACTAGTTGAACAGGTGGCTATAAGCTCAGAACAAATCGCTCAAGATGCCGAGTCCATATCAAATGTAGTTGAAGTGAATGTAAATACTATACAAAGTATCATATCCAGAGAAAATCAAATGGTAGACTCTTTGGAAAATGCAGTCAAAAGAATCAATGATTCCTCTTCAAAAGTAGAAACTTCTTCAAAAGAAATAGAAAGTATGAGTGAGCGATTCAATAATTTGGTGAAAGAAAGTGATAAGTTAGAAGAGGATACTCAAGAAATTCTTAAAGTCGTTGATACGGTGAAAGGTATTGCGGATCAAACTAATTTGTTAGCCTTAAATGCCGCAATTGAAGCATCAAGAGCAGGAGAAGCCGGCAGAGGATTCGCTGTAGTAGCTGATGAAATAAGAAATTTAGCAGAGGAAAGCAAAATAGCTGCTTCACAGATTGATAATATACTTAGCAGGATATCTTCAGGTATTGAGTTGTTAACAGAAACTGTTGAAAAAGAGTTTAAATCGATGAAAGAAGGAGCTAATAATCTAAGAATTAGTTCTCAAGATAATAAAGAATCTGCAACTAATATAGAAAATATTTCCAAAGAAATCCGCGAAATTTTAGATGAATTAAGTAGCGAAGGGGTTAAATTAGAAGATTTAACAAAAAACACCCAAAACTTGTTAGCTATATCTGAAGAAGGTTCGGCTACTTCTGAAGAAATATCTACTTCCGTCAAAACGTTTGTAAGTAATATAAAAGAAATTCTACAGAATATAAAAGAGGTGGAAAGATTTATTTCTTCCCTTAAAGACAGCTTATCCAGTAAAAATTGA